A region from the Hydrogenimonas sp. genome encodes:
- a CDS encoding LSU ribosomal protein L29p codes for MKELEGMLKEKKMELFEMRLNLKTMQLTNPNELRAVRKDIARIKTAINAQKNG; via the coding sequence TTGAAAGAGCTTGAAGGGATGTTGAAAGAGAAGAAGATGGAGCTGTTTGAGATGAGACTCAATCTCAAGACGATGCAGCTTACCAACCCGAACGAGCTGCGTGCCGTTCGCAAAGATATAGCCCGCATCAAAACTGCCATCAACGCGCAGAAGAATGGATAA
- a CDS encoding SSU ribosomal protein S19p: MARSIKKGPFIDEHLMKKVLKAKETGDTKPIKTWSRRSTIFPEMIGLTINVHNGRQFVPVYITENHVGYKLGEFAPTRTFRGHKGSVQKKIGK, encoded by the coding sequence ATGGCAAGATCGATTAAAAAGGGTCCTTTTATCGATGAGCACCTGATGAAAAAGGTACTCAAAGCGAAAGAGACCGGTGATACGAAACCGATTAAAACATGGTCACGCCGAAGCACCATCTTCCCGGAGATGATCGGTTTGACCATCAACGTCCACAACGGACGCCAGTTCGTTCCTGTATATATTACAGAGAACCATGTCGGGTATAAACTCGGTGAGTTCGCTCCGACTCGTACATTCAGAGGCCACAAGGGCTCTGTTCAGAAAAAGATCGGGAAATAA
- a CDS encoding SSU ribosomal protein S8p codes for MVNDLIADSLTRIRNASMRRLEVTTLLYSKIVEAIMKILQEKGYIESYKVVENDGKKAINVVLKYDDEGRSVINEIKRISKPGRRVYKGKEAIKRFKNGYGTIVVSTSQGVLANDEAYKRGIGGEVLCSIW; via the coding sequence ATGGTGAACGATCTAATTGCAGATTCATTGACACGCATTAGAAACGCATCAATGCGAAGACTGGAAGTTACAACGCTTCTTTATTCGAAAATTGTTGAAGCGATCATGAAGATACTACAGGAGAAGGGCTACATCGAGAGCTACAAGGTAGTCGAGAATGACGGTAAAAAAGCGATCAATGTCGTATTGAAATATGATGACGAAGGCAGAAGCGTTATAAACGAAATAAAGCGAATCTCCAAACCCGGTCGCCGCGTCTACAAAGGCAAAGAGGCGATCAAACGGTTCAAAAACGGCTACGGCACGATAGTCGTCAGCACATCTCAGGGCGTTCTTGCCAACGATGAAGCGTACAAGCGCGGTATCGGCGGCGAAGTTCTCTGCAGCATCTGGTAA
- a CDS encoding SSU ribosomal protein S11p, translating into MAKRKATRKKIVKKNIARGVVYISATYNNTVITVTDEAGNVISWSSAGSLGFKGSKKSTPYAAQQAVEDALTKAKEHGIKEVGIKVQGPGSGRETAIKSVGATEGIRVLFLKDITPLPHNGCRPPKRRRV; encoded by the coding sequence GTGGCGAAAAGAAAAGCAACAAGAAAAAAGATAGTAAAAAAGAATATCGCGCGCGGTGTTGTCTACATAAGTGCGACATACAACAACACCGTCATCACCGTGACGGATGAAGCGGGCAACGTGATCTCATGGAGCAGTGCGGGATCTCTCGGCTTCAAAGGCAGCAAGAAGTCTACGCCGTATGCTGCGCAGCAGGCGGTGGAGGACGCTCTTACAAAAGCGAAAGAGCACGGAATTAAAGAGGTCGGAATAAAAGTACAGGGCCCCGGAAGCGGACGTGAAACCGCTATCAAGAGTGTCGGTGCCACAGAGGGGATACGTGTTCTGTTTCTGAAAGATATTACACCGCTGCCGCACAACGGGTGCAGGCCGCCTAAACGAAGACGAGTATAA
- a CDS encoding LSU ribosomal protein L6p, with protein MSRIGKKPIDIPAGVDVKVEGTEVVVSKGKDTKRLDTHGRVDIEISDNKIIFHRKGDDKASSAFWGTYRALTQNIITGLTQGFEKRLEINGVGYRAAVKGKVLELQLGFSHPVNYEIPEGITIAVEKNIVSVKGQDKQKVGQVAAEIRAFRPPEPYKGKGVKYVDEVILRKAGKTGK; from the coding sequence ATGTCACGTATAGGAAAGAAACCGATTGATATCCCGGCAGGCGTAGATGTCAAAGTCGAGGGTACAGAAGTTGTCGTTTCCAAGGGAAAAGATACAAAGCGTCTCGATACGCACGGCCGTGTAGATATCGAGATCAGCGATAACAAGATCATCTTCCACCGAAAAGGTGATGACAAGGCAAGCAGCGCGTTCTGGGGCACATACCGTGCGCTTACCCAGAACATCATCACCGGTTTGACACAGGGGTTCGAAAAGAGACTCGAAATCAACGGAGTCGGTTACCGTGCAGCGGTAAAGGGGAAGGTTCTCGAGCTCCAACTCGGATTTTCCCACCCGGTGAACTATGAGATTCCGGAGGGGATCACTATAGCCGTAGAGAAGAATATCGTCTCCGTGAAGGGACAGGATAAGCAGAAGGTTGGACAGGTGGCGGCGGAGATCCGCGCATTCAGACCGCCGGAGCCTTATAAAGGCAAAGGTGTCAAGTATGTGGATGAAGTGATTCTCCGCAAAGCCGGTAAAACAGGTAAATAA
- a CDS encoding LSU ribosomal protein L22p produces the protein MSRATLKFIRLSPTKARLIAREVQGMNAEEALASLEFMPNKAAKVISKVIASAVANGGYEPEEVVISSCRVDKGPVLKRWKPRARGRASRIMKPTSHVIVEVTEAKDK, from the coding sequence ATGAGTAGAGCAACACTTAAATTCATTCGCCTCAGCCCGACAAAAGCACGTCTTATCGCGAGAGAGGTGCAGGGTATGAATGCTGAAGAGGCCCTGGCGAGCCTGGAGTTCATGCCGAACAAAGCTGCGAAAGTCATATCCAAAGTGATCGCTTCGGCGGTTGCCAACGGCGGATATGAGCCGGAAGAGGTGGTTATCTCCTCCTGCCGAGTCGACAAAGGACCGGTTCTCAAGCGATGGAAACCGCGTGCACGCGGCCGTGCATCACGAATAATGAAACCAACATCTCACGTGATTGTCGAAGTCACAGAAGCGAAGGATAAGTAA
- a CDS encoding LSU ribosomal protein L14p — translation MIQSFTRLNVADNSGAKEIMCIKVLGGSKRRYASVGDVIVASVKKALPNGKVKKGQVVKAVVVRTKKEIQRENGSLIRFDDNAAVILDSKKEPIGTRIFGPVSREVRYSNFMKIVSLAPEVL, via the coding sequence ATGATTCAGAGTTTTACAAGATTGAACGTAGCCGATAACAGCGGCGCTAAAGAGATTATGTGTATCAAGGTTCTCGGCGGAAGCAAGCGCAGATATGCCAGTGTGGGTGACGTTATCGTAGCTTCCGTCAAAAAAGCGCTCCCCAACGGCAAAGTGAAAAAAGGGCAGGTTGTAAAGGCGGTCGTCGTACGAACCAAAAAAGAGATTCAGCGTGAAAACGGCTCTCTCATCCGTTTCGATGACAATGCCGCAGTTATTCTCGATTCGAAAAAAGAGCCTATCGGCACTCGTATATTCGGACCGGTAAGCCGTGAAGTCCGCTACTCGAATTTCATGAAGATCGTATCTCTTGCTCCGGAGGTGCTGTAA
- a CDS encoding methionine aminopeptidase, whose protein sequence is MSIAIRKPAEIEKLRRANRIVGETLRYLEESIKPGMTLKEIDAMGEEFLRSKGAKPSFKGLYGFPAAVCTSLNEVIIHGIPDDTKIKEGDILGLDIGTELDGWYGDAAITIPIGRISEEDERLIACAKDALYHAIDIIKAGMRFKELSLELEKFIRSRGFEPLHNFCGHGIGRKPHEEPEIPNYLEHGSAKSGPKIKNGMVFCLEPMICQKCGTPKILEDKWSVVCGDGFRGSHYEHTVAIVDNRAEILSKS, encoded by the coding sequence ATGTCTATAGCGATCCGGAAGCCCGCCGAAATAGAGAAACTTCGGCGTGCGAACAGGATCGTAGGCGAAACTCTTCGGTATCTCGAGGAGAGTATAAAGCCGGGTATGACCCTGAAAGAGATAGATGCGATGGGCGAGGAGTTTCTCCGTTCAAAAGGGGCGAAACCCTCGTTCAAAGGTCTCTACGGCTTTCCTGCGGCGGTATGCACCTCTTTGAATGAAGTTATCATCCACGGCATTCCGGACGATACAAAAATCAAAGAGGGTGATATTCTCGGCCTCGATATAGGCACGGAGCTTGACGGCTGGTACGGTGATGCGGCAATCACGATTCCTATAGGCAGAATAAGTGAAGAGGATGAGCGTCTTATAGCCTGTGCGAAAGATGCGCTCTATCATGCGATAGATATCATAAAGGCCGGTATGAGATTCAAGGAGCTCAGCCTTGAACTGGAAAAGTTCATCAGGTCGAGAGGGTTTGAGCCGCTTCATAACTTTTGCGGCCACGGCATAGGCCGTAAACCGCATGAGGAGCCGGAGATACCCAACTATCTGGAGCACGGGTCTGCCAAAAGCGGTCCCAAAATCAAGAACGGCATGGTCTTCTGTCTCGAGCCTATGATCTGCCAAAAGTGCGGGACGCCGAAGATTCTGGAAGATAAGTGGTCGGTAGTCTGTGGAGACGGATTTCGCGGAAGCCATTATGAGCATACTGTGGCGATAGTCGACAACAGAGCCGAGATTCTCTCGAAATCGTGA
- a CDS encoding LSU ribosomal protein L16p yields the protein MLMPKRTKYRKQQKGRNRGKAYRGNQLAFGNIGIKATEAGRIDSRQIEAARVAMTRHVKRTGKVWIRVFPDKPITAKPLETRMGKGKGAVDKWVMNIKPGRIIYEMAGVEDKLAREALTLAMHKLPFKTKIVTQEASNEIY from the coding sequence ATGTTGATGCCTAAAAGAACGAAATACCGAAAACAGCAGAAGGGTCGAAACCGCGGAAAAGCGTATCGCGGTAATCAGCTGGCATTCGGCAACATCGGGATCAAAGCGACCGAAGCCGGACGTATCGACAGCCGCCAGATAGAAGCTGCCCGTGTCGCTATGACCCGTCACGTAAAGCGTACAGGTAAAGTGTGGATTCGCGTATTCCCTGACAAGCCGATAACAGCCAAACCACTCGAAACAAGAATGGGTAAGGGTAAAGGTGCAGTGGACAAGTGGGTTATGAATATCAAGCCCGGCAGGATAATATACGAGATGGCCGGAGTGGAAGACAAACTGGCCCGCGAAGCGCTCACGCTCGCGATGCACAAACTCCCTTTCAAAACAAAAATTGTAACGCAAGAGGCAAGCAATGAAATATACTGA
- a CDS encoding LSU ribosomal protein L15p produces MSLHNLTKAQGSTKSAKRVGRGQGSGMGKTATRGNKGQKSRTGYKQKRGFEGGQQPIQRRLPKVGFTSRVEKPYVINIERVPAIAELNEITMETLLTVHSIKGKHKRVKLIGKGAKELAAKIKDEQITTSGK; encoded by the coding sequence ATGTCACTTCACAATCTAACCAAAGCACAGGGAAGCACCAAGAGTGCCAAGCGTGTCGGCCGCGGGCAGGGAAGCGGGATGGGCAAAACTGCCACCCGCGGAAACAAAGGGCAGAAGTCGAGAACCGGATACAAGCAGAAGCGCGGTTTTGAAGGCGGTCAACAGCCGATTCAGCGCCGTCTGCCCAAAGTAGGTTTCACCTCACGAGTTGAAAAGCCGTATGTCATCAACATAGAAAGAGTACCGGCAATCGCTGAGTTGAATGAAATCACAATGGAAACGCTTTTGACTGTACACTCAATCAAAGGCAAGCATAAGCGCGTTAAATTGATCGGCAAGGGTGCAAAAGAGCTCGCCGCGAAAATCAAAGACGAGCAAATTACGACCAGCGGAAAATAG
- a CDS encoding LSU ribosomal protein L5p, whose product MLRLKERYEELKPVLKEELEIENPMLIPALEKIVISVGCGSDAKDTKVVQNIADTITLIAGQKAVIVPARKSVAGFKVREGMPVGVKVTLRGKMMYNFLDKLISIALPRVKDFRGVSRNGFDGHGNYNFGLDEQLMFPEVEYDNIIKTHGMNITIVTTTDNDKAAFALLEKLGMPFAKGRQNG is encoded by the coding sequence ATGCTGAGACTCAAAGAGAGATATGAAGAGCTGAAGCCGGTCCTGAAAGAGGAGCTTGAGATAGAGAACCCGATGCTGATCCCGGCTCTCGAGAAGATCGTCATCAGTGTCGGATGCGGCAGCGATGCCAAAGATACGAAGGTCGTTCAGAACATTGCCGACACGATCACTCTCATCGCGGGACAGAAAGCGGTTATAGTACCTGCGAGAAAATCGGTCGCGGGTTTCAAAGTCCGTGAGGGAATGCCGGTAGGTGTCAAGGTTACGTTGAGAGGAAAGATGATGTACAACTTCCTCGACAAACTAATCTCGATAGCACTTCCGAGAGTGAAGGATTTCCGAGGCGTCTCCAGAAACGGTTTTGACGGTCACGGAAACTACAACTTCGGACTCGACGAGCAGCTCATGTTCCCGGAAGTCGAATATGACAATATCATCAAGACACACGGTATGAACATCACGATCGTTACAACGACTGACAACGACAAAGCGGCATTCGCGCTTCTTGAAAAGCTCGGTATGCCTTTTGCAAAAGGACGACAAAATGGCTAA
- a CDS encoding SSU ribosomal protein S4p translates to MARYRGPVEKIERRLGVSLGLKGERRLAGKSAIDKRPYAPGQHGQRRTKISQYGLQLREKQKAKYMYGVAEKQFRRLFKDANRMEGNTGENLISLLERRLDNVVYRMGFATTRAFARQLVTHGHILVDGKRVNIPSYRVKPGQKIEVREKSKKNPQILRAMELTKQTGMAPWVDVDETKLFGIFTRIPEREEVVIPVEERLIVELYSK, encoded by the coding sequence ATGGCACGATATAGAGGACCGGTAGAAAAGATCGAACGTCGCCTTGGTGTGAGTCTCGGACTCAAAGGCGAAAGAAGACTGGCGGGAAAGAGCGCAATCGACAAACGACCGTACGCTCCCGGACAGCACGGACAGAGAAGAACCAAGATAAGCCAGTACGGACTGCAACTCAGAGAGAAACAGAAGGCGAAGTATATGTACGGAGTTGCGGAGAAGCAGTTCAGAAGACTCTTCAAAGATGCCAACAGAATGGAAGGTAACACCGGAGAGAATCTGATCTCTCTGCTTGAGAGACGACTAGACAACGTTGTCTATAGAATGGGTTTTGCGACAACACGTGCGTTCGCGAGACAGCTTGTGACTCACGGCCATATACTTGTAGACGGAAAGCGTGTAAATATCCCTTCCTACAGAGTAAAGCCGGGACAGAAGATAGAGGTGCGTGAAAAGAGCAAGAAGAACCCGCAGATTTTACGGGCTATGGAGCTCACGAAGCAGACCGGGATGGCACCGTGGGTCGATGTTGACGAAACTAAGCTGTTTGGTATCTTTACGCGTATTCCGGAACGTGAAGAGGTAGTTATCCCTGTAGAAGAGCGCTTGATCGTCGAGCTTTACTCTAAATAA
- a CDS encoding SSU ribosomal protein S3p, with protein MGQKVNPIGLRLGINRNWSSRWYPNWQRVPAFVAEDDKIRKFLKKELYYAGIADIIIERTAKRLRVTIVAARPGIIIGKKGADIEKLKARLQNMVKKPVALNIREEKRPQASAQLAAENIATQLERRVAFRRAMKKVIQAAQKAGAKGIKVQVAGRLGGAEMARTEWYLEGRVPLHTLRAKIDYGFAQAYTTYGIIGVKVWIFKGEVLQKGIQPEPAEEKRGRRAPRRGRS; from the coding sequence ATGGGTCAGAAAGTCAATCCGATCGGTTTGCGCCTTGGAATCAACCGTAACTGGTCATCACGCTGGTATCCGAACTGGCAGCGCGTTCCCGCATTCGTTGCGGAGGATGACAAAATCCGCAAGTTTCTAAAAAAAGAGCTCTATTATGCGGGAATAGCGGATATTATCATCGAGCGTACGGCTAAACGTCTTCGCGTAACGATTGTGGCGGCTCGCCCCGGCATCATTATCGGAAAAAAGGGTGCCGATATCGAGAAGCTCAAAGCCAGGCTCCAGAATATGGTCAAAAAGCCTGTGGCTCTCAACATTCGCGAAGAGAAGCGCCCGCAGGCTTCTGCCCAACTCGCGGCTGAAAATATCGCGACGCAGCTGGAGAGACGTGTTGCGTTCAGGCGGGCGATGAAAAAGGTTATCCAGGCTGCGCAGAAGGCTGGAGCAAAAGGTATCAAGGTCCAGGTCGCAGGCCGTCTGGGCGGAGCCGAAATGGCGAGAACGGAGTGGTATCTCGAAGGACGTGTTCCTCTCCATACGCTCAGGGCAAAAATTGACTACGGTTTTGCGCAGGCGTACACAACATACGGAATAATCGGTGTGAAGGTATGGATCTTCAAAGGTGAAGTTCTACAAAAGGGGATCCAGCCCGAGCCTGCAGAAGAGAAGCGCGGACGCCGTGCACCGCGTCGCGGAAGGAGTTAA
- a CDS encoding preprotein translocase secY subunit: MVNKILITLGFLLAYRILAYVPVPGVNVDVIKEFFDSNSSNALGMFNMFSGNAISRLSIISLGIMPYITASIIMELLAATFPELGKMKKERDGMTKYMQIIRYATIAITLVQAVGVAIGLQSLTGKGGESAIMIDTTSFVTIAAFSMLTGTMLLMWIGEQITQRGVGNGISLIIFAGIVSSIPSAIGGTINLVNTGELNFLVVLAILAIILLTVGFIIYVELGERRIPVSYSRKVMMQNQKKRIMNYIPIKVNLSGVIPPIFASAILMFPSTILQASTNPIVQKISDFLHPNSYTFNFLMFLFVIFFAYFYASIVFNAKDIADNLKRQGGFIPGVRPGEHTAEFLNEVASRLTFWGAIYLALISTLPWILVKSMGVPFYFGGTAVLIVVQVALDTMRKIEAQIYMSKYETLSAVGL; encoded by the coding sequence TTGGTCAATAAAATCCTGATCACACTGGGGTTTTTGCTGGCATACCGGATACTGGCCTACGTGCCTGTACCCGGTGTAAACGTCGATGTTATCAAAGAGTTCTTTGATTCCAACTCCTCCAATGCCCTGGGCATGTTCAATATGTTCAGCGGTAACGCAATAAGCCGTCTCAGTATCATCTCTCTAGGTATCATGCCCTACATTACTGCGTCTATTATCATGGAACTTCTCGCTGCAACTTTCCCGGAACTCGGCAAGATGAAAAAAGAGCGCGACGGGATGACGAAGTATATGCAGATAATCCGCTATGCCACTATTGCCATTACTCTTGTACAGGCCGTAGGTGTCGCGATAGGTCTTCAGAGTCTTACAGGAAAAGGCGGTGAAAGTGCGATAATGATCGATACGACATCCTTTGTGACGATAGCGGCATTCTCTATGCTCACAGGTACGATGCTGCTGATGTGGATCGGTGAGCAGATCACACAAAGAGGCGTGGGGAACGGAATTTCGCTGATCATCTTTGCTGGTATCGTATCGTCCATACCGTCCGCAATAGGCGGTACGATCAATCTTGTGAATACCGGAGAGCTCAATTTCCTGGTTGTCCTCGCAATACTCGCCATCATATTGCTGACCGTGGGTTTCATCATCTATGTAGAGCTTGGCGAAAGACGTATACCGGTTAGCTACTCCAGAAAAGTCATGATGCAGAACCAGAAGAAAAGAATCATGAACTATATACCGATCAAGGTCAACCTGAGCGGGGTAATCCCCCCTATTTTCGCCTCAGCGATCCTTATGTTCCCGTCAACAATACTTCAGGCGTCGACCAACCCGATCGTCCAGAAGATTTCGGACTTCCTGCATCCGAACAGCTACACCTTCAATTTTCTGATGTTCCTGTTCGTAATATTTTTCGCATATTTCTATGCGTCGATTGTTTTTAACGCCAAGGACATCGCCGACAACCTCAAGCGACAGGGAGGTTTCATACCCGGAGTGAGACCGGGTGAACATACGGCAGAATTCCTGAACGAAGTGGCGAGCCGGCTCACCTTCTGGGGAGCTATATATCTGGCACTCATATCGACTCTTCCGTGGATTCTCGTAAAAAGTATGGGTGTCCCGTTCTATTTCGGCGGTACCGCCGTTCTCATCGTCGTACAGGTAGCACTAGATACGATGAGAAAGATCGAAGCGCAGATATATATGAGCAAGTATGAAACGCTCAGCGCGGTGGGTCTGTAG
- a CDS encoding LSU ribosomal protein L18p, with product MNRTLLMKKNVQRAKRKARVRGKIFGTAEKPRVTVFRSNKHIYAQAIDDVSGVTLAAADGCKMGLKANKEAAIKVAEAIAAAMKEKGIESAVFDRNGYIYHGVVAAFADALRENGIQV from the coding sequence ATGAATAGAACACTACTCATGAAGAAAAATGTACAGCGCGCAAAGCGTAAAGCCCGTGTCCGCGGCAAGATTTTCGGAACTGCCGAGAAGCCGCGCGTTACCGTGTTCCGCTCCAACAAGCATATCTACGCGCAGGCGATCGATGATGTTTCCGGCGTCACACTGGCGGCTGCAGACGGATGCAAAATGGGTCTTAAAGCCAACAAAGAGGCTGCTATCAAAGTTGCGGAGGCAATCGCCGCCGCAATGAAGGAGAAGGGTATCGAGAGCGCAGTATTCGATCGTAACGGATATATATACCACGGTGTCGTTGCCGCGTTTGCCGATGCACTGCGCGAAAACGGAATACAGGTCTAA
- a CDS encoding SSU ribosomal protein S13p, which yields MARIAGVDLPKKKRLEYALTYIYGIGLTTSRKILDATGISYDKRVHEMSEEEAAAIRNEIQKNYMVEGDLRKKVAMDIKSLMDLGSYRGLRHRRGLPVRGQKTKTNARTRKGKRKTVGAASK from the coding sequence ATGGCACGTATTGCAGGTGTTGATCTACCTAAAAAGAAACGTCTGGAGTATGCGCTCACATATATATACGGTATCGGACTGACCACTTCGAGAAAGATTCTCGACGCAACCGGTATCAGTTACGACAAGCGCGTGCATGAGATGAGTGAGGAGGAGGCCGCGGCGATCAGAAACGAGATCCAGAAGAACTATATGGTCGAAGGAGATCTGAGAAAGAAAGTCGCTATGGATATCAAGTCATTGATGGACCTCGGCAGTTACCGCGGTCTGCGCCACAGGCGCGGCCTTCCTGTACGTGGACAGAAGACGAAAACCAATGCGAGAACACGCAAAGGTAAGCGTAAAACAGTCGGCGCGGCAAGCAAGTAA
- a CDS encoding SSU ribosomal protein S17p has product MASHKRIIQGTVVKKAGDKTATVLVERRVMHPRYHKTVKRFKKYLVHDERNETNVGDVVTAIECRPLSKTKSFRLKEIVSTGVGS; this is encoded by the coding sequence ATGGCGTCTCATAAACGTATTATTCAAGGGACCGTTGTAAAGAAGGCTGGTGACAAGACGGCGACCGTTCTGGTCGAGCGCCGTGTCATGCACCCCAGATACCACAAAACGGTCAAAAGATTTAAAAAGTATCTTGTTCACGATGAGAGAAACGAAACGAACGTAGGTGATGTGGTTACGGCAATCGAGTGCCGACCGCTCTCCAAGACAAAATCGTTCCGTCTCAAGGAGATCGTAAGTACAGGAGTCGGATCATGA
- a CDS encoding LSU ribosomal protein L24p, with product MAKKFKIKKGDTVEIIAGDDKGKQAEVLRVLPAKDAVIVAGCKVVKKAVKPSEKNPEGGFVNKEMPIHISNVRKVEGA from the coding sequence ATGGCGAAGAAGTTCAAGATCAAAAAGGGTGATACGGTAGAGATCATCGCGGGAGACGACAAAGGCAAGCAGGCGGAAGTACTTCGTGTTCTGCCGGCTAAAGATGCGGTGATCGTCGCCGGATGCAAAGTTGTCAAGAAAGCCGTAAAACCTTCCGAAAAGAATCCGGAAGGCGGGTTTGTAAACAAAGAGATGCCGATTCACATCTCCAATGTACGAAAAGTGGAAGGTGCATGA
- a CDS encoding translation initiation factor 1 has product MAKDDVIEIDGKVIEALPNAMFRVELENGHVVLCHIAGKMRMHYIRILPGDRVKVELTPYSLDKGRITYRYK; this is encoded by the coding sequence ATGGCAAAAGATGATGTTATTGAGATAGACGGCAAGGTTATAGAGGCGCTTCCTAACGCTATGTTTCGTGTGGAGCTTGAAAACGGACATGTGGTTTTGTGCCATATAGCCGGAAAGATGCGTATGCACTACATAAGAATACTTCCCGGTGACAGGGTAAAAGTCGAACTGACTCCCTACAGCCTGGACAAGGGACGGATAACCTACAGGTATAAGTAA
- a CDS encoding SSU ribosomal protein S5p produces MENINREDFEEVIVNIGRVTKVVKGGRRFRFTALVVVGDRNGTVGFGMGKAKEVPDAIRKGIDEAFKNLVKVNIKGSTIAHDIEHKYNSSKILLKPASEGTGVIAGGAARPVIELAGIKDILTKSLGSNNPNNLVRATVEALSRIKG; encoded by the coding sequence ATGGAAAATATCAATCGAGAAGATTTCGAAGAGGTTATCGTCAATATAGGCCGGGTAACCAAGGTTGTCAAGGGCGGTCGGCGATTCCGATTTACGGCTCTCGTAGTTGTGGGAGACCGCAACGGAACTGTCGGCTTCGGAATGGGTAAGGCCAAAGAGGTTCCGGATGCGATTCGCAAAGGAATAGACGAGGCGTTCAAAAACCTGGTCAAAGTCAATATCAAAGGTTCTACTATCGCTCACGATATCGAGCACAAGTACAACTCGAGCAAGATCCTGCTCAAGCCTGCCAGCGAAGGTACGGGAGTCATCGCGGGAGGTGCCGCACGACCGGTCATCGAGCTTGCCGGTATCAAGGATATCCTGACCAAATCACTGGGTTCGAACAACCCCAACAACCTGGTTCGTGCGACTGTCGAAGCACTGAGCCGGATCAAAGGATAA
- a CDS encoding LSU ribosomal protein L2p, which translates to MAIKTYKPYTPSRRYMSVVDNGDITSKPTVRKLLKKLPAKAGRNNRGRITSRHKEAGAKKLYRIIDFKRNKFGIEGTVATIEYDPYRNCRICLINYADGEKRYIIQPSGLKVGDKIQSAESGLDIKPGNAMKLKNIPVGTLVHNIEMKPGKGAQMVRSAGGYAQIMGREGKYVILRLPSSEMRKILGECMATIGTVGNEEFANIVIGKAGRSRHLGIRPQTRGSAMNPVDHPHGGGEGKTNSGRHPVTPWGMPTKGFKTRRKKASDKLIISRRKKK; encoded by the coding sequence ATGGCAATAAAAACATACAAACCGTACACCCCCAGCCGACGCTACATGAGCGTTGTCGACAACGGGGACATTACAAGCAAACCGACAGTCCGAAAGCTTCTGAAAAAGCTTCCGGCAAAAGCGGGACGCAACAATCGCGGACGCATTACTTCCCGTCACAAGGAAGCGGGGGCCAAAAAACTCTACCGTATCATCGACTTCAAGCGTAACAAGTTCGGTATCGAAGGCACTGTGGCGACGATAGAGTACGATCCGTACAGAAACTGCCGCATCTGCCTCATCAACTATGCAGACGGTGAGAAGCGCTACATAATACAGCCGAGCGGACTCAAGGTCGGTGACAAGATCCAGTCTGCCGAGTCCGGTCTAGACATCAAACCGGGCAATGCGATGAAACTTAAAAACATACCGGTCGGTACACTCGTTCACAATATCGAGATGAAACCCGGCAAGGGAGCGCAGATGGTAAGAAGCGCAGGCGGGTATGCGCAGATCATGGGTCGTGAGGGTAAATATGTAATCCTCAGACTTCCCAGCTCGGAGATGCGCAAGATCCTCGGCGAGTGCATGGCGACTATCGGTACGGTAGGAAACGAAGAGTTCGCCAACATCGTCATAGGTAAAGCAGGTAGAAGCCGACACCTGGGTATCCGTCCTCAGACGCGCGGTTCAGCGATGAACCCGGTCGATCACCCGCACGGCGGTGGTGAAGGAAAGACAAACTCGGGACGACACCCGGTGACACCTTGGGGTATGCCGACAAAAGGCTTTAAAACTCGTCGTAAGAAAGCTAGTGACAAACTGATCATTTCACGACGCAAAAAGAAATAA